In Dama dama isolate Ldn47 chromosome 9, ASM3311817v1, whole genome shotgun sequence, the following proteins share a genomic window:
- the LOC133062878 gene encoding olfactory receptor 2M4-like — translation MKQGNESFITDFILLGLFSDSRHPGLLVTIILFILVVAITGNSVLALLIWGDAHLHTSMYFLLSQLSLMDLTLISTTVPKMVTDFFSGQSFISHIGCGAQIFFYVMLGVAECVLLTLMAFDRYLAICNPLRYSVIMTPRVCLQMAIGSWTGSMLISLMHTVYAMNFSTCDSRKIHHFFCEIMALLKLSCEDTSTYEKVALITGIVFLLIPFGLVLTSYILIFLAVLHMNSPEGRHKALATCSSHLSVVSLYFGPAMIIYMTPGSSLPAGVDQHLFVFDVIITPMLNPFIYSLRNKEVLGALGNILWRKLTFMKR, via the coding sequence ATGAAGCAAGGAAATGAATCCTTCATTACTGATTTCATTCTCCTTGGCCTCTTCTCAGACTCCAGGCATCCTGGCCTTCTCGTCACCATAATACTCTTTATTCTTGTGGTAGCCATCACTGGAAACTCAGTCTTGGCCCTACTGATCTGGGGTGATGCCCATCTTCACACCTCTATGTATTTCCTCCTCAGCCAGCTCTCTCTCATGGACCTCACCCTAATCTCCACCACTGTACCCAAGATGGTCACTGATTTCTTTTCTGGACAGAGTTTCATCTCTCACATTGGCTGTGgagcacaaatatttttttatgtgaTGTTAGGAGTGGCTGAGTGTGTTCTCCTGACACTCATGGCCTTTGACCGCTATCTGGCCATCTGTAACCCTCTCAGATACTCAGTCATCATGACCCCCAGAGTCTGTTTGCAAATGGCCATTGGTTCATGGACTGGTAGTATGCTCATCTCCCTTATGCACACAGTTTATGCCATGAATTTCTCTACTTGTGACTCCAGAAAAATTCAccatttcttctgtgaaattATGGCCCTTCTGAAGCTCTCTTGTGAGGATACCTCAACCTATGAGAAGGTGGCATTAATAACTGGCATTGTGTTCCTCCTCATACCTTTTGGACTCGTCTTGACCTCCTACATCCTCATCTTTCTCGCTGTCCTTCACATGAACTCCCCTGAGGGCAGACACAAAGCTCTGGCCACCTGCTCTTCCCACCTCAGTGTAGTGAGCCTCTACTTCGGTCCAGCTATGATCATCTACATGACTCCAGGTTCCTCTCTACCCGCAGGTGTGGACCAGCATCTCTTTGTGTTTGATGTTATTATCACCCCCATGCTCAACCCCTTtatctacagcctgaggaacaagGAGGTATTGGGGGCTCTGGGGAACATTCTATGGAGAAAGTTGACATTTATGAAAAGATGA